The Populus alba chromosome 6, ASM523922v2, whole genome shotgun sequence genomic interval TACATTGTGATTAGTTGCAGAGTATAACAAATTCCTCCAAAATGGGTGATGAATAGGATACAGGCTTTAGCAATCCATTCAATATTAACAATTGAAAATGTGGATAATGATTGTATTATAAGAGTCATATAAAATAACAGGGATCATCTCCTAGGGAAGTAAAATTGCCGAGACAGAAATACTAGGTTTGTCTACAAGTACATACCAAACATATCAATGTTAAACATGGGCGGTCTGGGTCTAGTCCTCCAATATTGGTTGCTGTTTGGGGTCATTTAAGTGTTCAGTCAAAGGGGTTGCAGTGCTGTTGAGAACATAATTTTCACTCCTACACCGTTGCAACTGTTCTTGGAGGCTCTGGACAAGCTCATTAAGTTTCTGAATATTCTTCTCTTGTGAGAGGATTATCTGCAGCAATGATAGCCATAAGATTAATGCTTGTAGtgcaattttgaaaaatcttgatTAGCCAAACACAATGTCTAACATAATGATGAGAGCTTGTAACAGCTCAAACAACCTAATCAGCTAGATCATGAAAAATTGAACCTCAACAATGAAACACAAGTGTCATTCAAGGGAAAAATGTTATTCTAAGATACCTTTTGAGATAGAAGAGTGTTTAGATCAAGGTGCTAGTCAGCAATTCAATACATAGACCGTAcacataaaacaagaaaatttgtgCGAGAACTtccatttcaaaacatcacgtaaatcaaaaaacatattaaatcaatGATTCACAAGCCATGGTAAGGGAAACAAATAGCCCACGAAGAATATAGAACATTTCCTGACTAGACTACAGGACATCTTTGTCATGTAAAATTTTGTGCGCCTGAAGCTAGGAATTGGTAATGAGAACTGCTACAGGCCACTAATGTCTCTGACcatattatttgtaaattagcaactgcaattattattattaattttttttttgagacttTAAGCATTTAACACGATAAGCATCCACTGTCCCCAATCATCCCATGAAAATCTCTTCTGCACCTGAACAAGGTTGATTAAGGGGAATTGACCCATATGGTATCAACTAAATGCCTTTTtacttaaaagatgaaatccCTCCCTCATCTGCAAACGAAGGGACATATAAACGAATCTCAACCAAAATCTTCAATCTGCTCACCAATTCAACCTGGAAGGGGGGCTGAAGAAAATACCATTTGATTACAAAGTGTACTAATAGAAGGTTCTTTTTTGGCGACGCAGAATACAGAATGTAGGAAACCCAgtgtgaaaacaaaaaattgttttaaaggaagaaatgcttggaaaataaatgaaggaaggCCAGGAATACACTGATTAAGCTTTCAGATTGGAAAGGGCAAGGCAAAAGTCAATCAAAGATCTTCATTTAATGGATTATTTTGGATAACAACAACCTAGGGCACACCAAGGTCAGTGCATCAAAGACAATAAGGCTATGACCAGTAAAGTGCTGGTCAAAGTACAAagatactaatttttttaattggaataatTGAGAGATTTCCTGAAGGGCAGGGAGGGGGGATAACTTTTTGGATAACTGTACTTGTTCTGGATGAGGATTTGGAGCAGGAACATCATTTTTAGTGAAAAGGGAATATGGTCATGTAGAGGAACagaataaaaacaacaacaacaactgaTTGGGTGAAAACAAAACTGGATTTGAAATAAGCAAAATCTTGACAAGTGGAGCATAATTTCtacacatataaataaaaaatcataacaatcaAAACACTCTATTCAGACAAGATAATGAACATACAACCTGaacaatgaaaagaaataaaaagtcacaaggaaaaaaaggttCAGGTTGAGATACTTTAGAGATGGACAAGCTGTTTAGACAAAGCGAACACAGCAAACATTCATTGCATAATGGGAGTTAGCAAGCAATCCAACATTTGGAGCATACACAAATCAAGTACACTTGTGCTAGACCTTCCTTTGGAGAATATCTAGTAAATCAAATGCATACTGAATCAATGATGCATCAGCAAGGATGAAAATAACTCAATGAATGTGAAATGTTTTCTAAATCTACAGAGCAAACTTGTAAAGTAAAATGTTGTGAATCAAAAGTTGAATAAATCCATGTCATGGAACACTTCAGGTTAACCACAATATCTCAGGCCATACATCTGCAACTGGGCAACTCTTTTTTCCCATGAGTTGGAGCATTTAAGATATCCATTATCAGTCCAGCTAAACCAGGGCCATCTATTCCAAACCTTAACAGGATTGACTTAAGGGAACTAACTAATATGGTGTCAAGTACATGCCATTTTATGGACTTTGGGATGACTCAAACTCCAGACCCTTAGGGAAGGAGGAACATTTGCAATGGTGTGGCAACAACAACCTTTTTCATAAATAGCTTACACCCTTTGTCTGCAGATGAAgtgacatataaaaaataaaagaaaagcacTAGATTATGTTTTACACTCTTTCGATTACCAAATTGCAACAAAGAACTAGATTCACCACTGATTCTAATACGTCCATGGCGAATgaacgaaaaaagaaaaagagaaagaaaccgccatttcttttcttagcacttCCTCTATAACCAAAACTGCATCAAGGATAATCACCAAACATATCAGACACTCAGTATAATTAGTTAACATTATTGTATTTCATCGACTTAAGAATTTGAAACTCCAAGACTAAATCAAACTTTCCAacagcaccaaaaaaaaaaaaaaaaaaaaaatcactgaaGCTCTCTCACATACTTTAATAGAAGCCACTTGAtcaaataattgtataaatgcaTAGAACAAAATCTTCaactctcacttttttttttttttaataaaaaaaccaacagtCTTTCCCTTGTAATCTTTTTTGGTTCTATTAGCACATAAAACACTACAAAGAACACGGAATGTAGTTATAAGAAGAAGGAAACCTTTTCTTTGACAACGTCTTGTAGTTTTGAACTATGTTGTTGTTGGTGGTCTTTCTGGGAAATGTTTGGACTCGCTTCAATTTCATTACCAAATTGTTGTTTCCACTCTATCTGAGAGGTGAGCACAACGAACAACAGCAAGATCACCAGTACCCATGGTCTTGCCATCCTTTACTGCTACAAGAAGCACAAGCAGctcttttaattaaacaaatgttcttatttaatcaaatgaagGGAGcagaaataaagaaatgaaactTACAGATCGAAGTTCAGTGAGAGAAGGAGAAACATAAATGGGATTTCTTAGTCAGATTATTATGTTTCTGTTTTGCTGTCATTTCACCAGAGCCGGCAACGATTCCTCTGTTAGGAAAGTTCTCCTCTGTTTtgggctttttatttttagaggtGCCTCTCCGTTCTGTAGTTTacgagtgtgtttggtattgtggtagctgttatagttgtgatttaaaaaaaattgttttataaaaaatacttttagttgaggttggtttgaaaaaataggtgtttaattaaaactgtggttgaaattaaagttgaataaaaagtagtttaatatatttgattaagagtgcttttaaaattgaggttataaaataattttaaaaatatatattaatactgatggtttttaatttaaatgttatggatttaactattgttattatttcataaaataaataatacttttatataaaattagataaaatattatcaggaataaaattgatttgatattatagtgcaagtgaatttaattcactctacactagtttttcgagaaaaaaaatattgtttacatgacaatatgagtaaatttaattcactataaactaattttttttttaaatatgtatatacaaaaaataaacacacttaaaaaaaaattatatatatacaaaaaataagcacacttaaaataataataaaaaaagtcacgtgaacagtgcaagtgaattgcactgtgcaCGTAAATTAAATTTCGTGAAGCAGCCAGGAGCTACTTCTCAAAATTTACGTGCAGAACACGAAATTACACGGGGctcactaataattttttatatttttaatttaaccaaacGGATTGTTTGTTGTGGTTACTTCAAACGCAGAAGCAACCACGCAAGTAAACGGGCACtacatatttataaatttcaCCCCGTATACTTCTGTTTGTAACTGCGTTGAAAATGCggttttcaaaaactttattttttttaccgtgtttttatattgttttaaatggtaaatattaaaaataaattttaaaaaaattaataatattatcttaatatatttttaaataaaaaatattcattattaaaataataaatacttttcttagagcattatttattattattatttataattaaataaattaaaaaaacttaaacttgaTTACAAAGAGTGAAAcctatttgaaattttattttattaaaaatagaattttattttatttaaaattaatattttttgaattatttttaatgttttattatttaaaattattactaaCCCAGacagaaaatatcaaaatacacaGTACAGagacaacaaaaagaaagaagaaaagataataataaaggacTCCCTGTTTAACTGCAAATAATTTCCCAGAAACAAGGAGAAAAAGCTGCTAGCAATGGGCAATTCTCAGTCACCTCCTGCTGATCCTCGTTTCTCTTCTGCCACCAGGTTTCTCTCTTAAATAATCCCCCCTCCTCTCTATTATACGTGTGTATGTATCTCTTCTGATTGATTAATACTAAACCGAACAGAGCTTTTACTCAAAAGGACCTTGAAGACCTCAATTCACTCTTTGTATCTCTGGCTGCCCAATCGAAGAGCAACAATGCATATATATCCCTCTCTGTTTTTCAGgtcagttttgtttttgtttcataaatttCTCTTcccttttgtgttttatttccCAATTTATTAGAacacagtttttttatttttgttttaatttcaattactGAAGCTGACAGAAATTACTGGATTAGGCTTATTTTGGATTAAAGAGTTCTCTCGGAGAGAGATTGTTTGATTTAGTGACCCAACAGAGAAAAGATAACAAACTCACCTTCCACGATCTTGTTATTGCTAAAGTAAGGCTTAAAGTTCGAAACTCTTAATCTGTGTATTCATATTTATggttattttgtgattttgacTTGCTCGCAGCCGCTTATTTGTATTTGAGTTTTATTCTTGGTATTGCAGAGTGTTTATGAGAAAGGAACAAGAGATGATATTGAAGAGTTTATTTATCAATTACTTAATGTAACAGGTGATGGTGTTGTGGGGAGGTAacgttttttttctatttactaGTTCTATATGTATGAATGTGCATGTACGTGCGCATGCGTGGTTTTAgtgttctttgatttttctcaaTAGAATGATTTTATACATACAAATGATACGTAGATTTTGTTTTGTCATTTGTAGCATTGCTCCCTTTACTGTTCTTGTTTTTTGATGTATGTAACACTAGCAATCTGTTTCAGGTGTGATATTGAATCTGTCCTAGCTGCAATTTTGAGGAGTATTTTTTCCCTGGAAGCTTCTAACCCTAGATTGAATTCCCATCGGGAGATTATTAATGTATTTCTTAATGCTGCAAAATTTTCGAAGGTTGTTGAAGGAGCAGCCGAGATAAGTATGTCTTTTGAGGATTTCAGAAGTTGGTGTGCTCTTCTTCCATCAATCAGGAAGTTCCTTGGAAGTTTGTTATTACCACCCAATGCAGGTTTTCTATCTTTCTGCATTCACATAATACCTATAGTTTTAGTTTTGATACTCATACATTTTAATTTCCTCTCTTAAGAACAATAGAGTGAGAGCAGATTGATCCCGTTACTGGTCTTAaacatttctgtttttttttttttttttttctttccaaaaagcATGACTTGGATGAAGTATAgctactcaatttttttattggctcATGAACATGGTGGCCTTTCACCGTTGGGATATGTGGATTTCCTTTATAGAGTGTATCATTTTGGTCCCTgcactcttttttatttagatccATGAGTAGAAAATACCGACTGATAATTTCAGTCCATTTAATGCAGATTTGTTTTTGAGATTAGGAAAAATACACCATGAATCACCACACACATTTTCCAATTTTCAAGGGCTGTTTCTGTTGTAGTTgtgtaaataatatatttccaCAAATTGGATGCTAGACAGAATTGTTTGGAAGGATGAGTTGTATCATTTGTAAAATTagacaaaacattttttttttctaatttcatggtattcaaattcaattattgACTGGTGTAATTTTCTTTCATCATCACCATTCAGTTGTCAGAccttatcaaatatttttggcTATCATAATTCAATTTAGTGAACTGAGATAAAGTGTGATTGTTCTTCTAGTTTTGATCATGAAGTTGCTATGTAGGAAGGCTAGGTTCTCAAGTTCCTCATTTGGTGCACGGGGATAATATCAATCCTGACTTGATATTATTGAGGGAGGAATATGCTTGGCATATAGGAGGAGCCCTTCCACACCATGAGCTGGTGGAGTGGAAACTTTTGTACCATAGTGCTATTAATGGCATGAGCTTCAATACGTTCTTGGGAAGCACCTCGTGAGTAGCTTTCTCTCATTCAATAATAATTGATATGTAAATCATCAGATTTTTGGGTCATTCAATTTCCTTGGAGCAAAATATGTTCCTGTTTTTGTGAATTTCTTCATGCTTCAAAAAATGGTTTTGGTGTTGGATTTAAAGGTGGCTATCTCAAGATtcgttaattataattaaaactcCTTGGAGTAAACATTTGATAATCCTTTGCAAAACTGTTTTGAATTGTATTCTGCTCAAAAGTGATGGGTTCACGCTGTTTGTTAAACTTTTTCTTTGCCTGGGCTTGAATAATTGGGAACCTCCTCACATGTGTATACAATCAATAGTGTTAATTAGGTTCTTTTGTATCATGAAGGTAATATTATATTGGAGATTGGATTAATGAAGTGACATCAATGTATGTATATCCATTGGGTATAGAACATAAATATGTGAAGACTTTAGATCTCAGTGTTCTCACATTTATGGAACAAGGCTACTAATTGTTACTTTGATAAATTGTTTGAGATTTTCTACCTACTCTTTGCTCCTGAATTGGGTCGATTCTGATTTATAAGTACTCATGGGTTCACCTTCTGttcctaattttttattaatttcagaaGTCAACTTCTTATTATAAACAAGTCTAAATAATGATCTATGAGCATGGAATTTGTGGAACTCTCTGCAAGGATCTCTTAGGTTCCAATGTCTCATGGAGTATGTGTGCAGCGAGGTTCAGTTGGATGTGCTCAGGGAGAATGAGTCTTGTTTAGTTTGTGAAAGACTTGTAAATGGCATAGCTATCTCATGCTGGCAGACAGCATACAATAGCCAGAGGAACTAAATTCCGCTTCTTCCTTGAAAGGGGGTGCTCCAACCAGATGCCATCTTCTTGTTATCAGTTTGGCTTCTTTAGTTAGAATTGCTAGAAGCTATTTGTGCCAAAATAGATATGCATAATGTGATCGATGCATACATTAGTAGATAACAATATTTTATGTCTTGCTAAGTTTCCATCGTTTCTTGATGtttagctttctttttttttttttccctttttcaatTCCCCTTTTTCTTAACTGGAAAACAAAATAGTGTAAAAGATAGGTACTCTAATTTTATTTCAGTTTCTTGGTTGCTGGAACTGATTTTGTAAGTAGGAGTGGAATGGGTAATTGTTCACTTGAACTGCAGAAATGGTGAAGGGCCGACAATATTGATTATTAAGGATAAAGATGGCTACATATATGGAGGCTATGCTTCTCAACCTTGGGAGAGGCATGGTGATTTCTATGGAGATCTGAAGTCATTTCTGTTTCAGCTTTACCCGAAGGCATCAATTTTCAAGCCCACTGGAGCAAACAATAATGTACAATGGGTatgtttccatttattttatctGTTGTGAAATAATGGTAATGGTGCATAATCATTTTAAGAATGTAGGGTCACGGTCGTTGCCTATTTGTTTCCATTCTGCCAGTAGTTTTCCATTCTGCTTTGGTATAAGGCAGTTGGATGCAAAGGCTTAAGAgtatcaattttcttttctgaaaTGTTGGGTAAATGGCATGTTTTGCTATTGTACgcctgttttttttatggttttagcCTTCGTACAATTGTTTTTATGAATTCtgttttttacttattattCCATTAAGGAATGTGCCCTTCTATCCAATAAGAAGTTGCAAGGTTTgaatataaagtttaaaatcAAGAGGTCCAAAAcctagaaaataaattcaaggtTGGGCCAACATGGCCAACACAAGCTCTGCTATTAACAACACCATCTCACCTCTGCAATTAGATCCAAACTCAAACACTAGTTCTCCTCCACCTGACAAGACCATCCCTATCAAAAACAgaacattcttttttatttttattttttatttgatacatTTAGACCCATATCAAGAACTTCCCAAACAAGCCCAAGAGTTTAAGTAAAAACTGTTTAACTATGTACCAATATTAGAAAACCCTGTCCCTAGTACTCCACACCTCTTTCTCATCACAATGGTTATGATTCATGGTTGTGGTTTTGTGAGTGGCGGTGATTGGCTGGTAGCTAGCTCAATTGGGACTGGCATTGGGGATCCTGGGTTTAGTTCTAGTTTGGCTTTTGGTGTTTTATCAAGGAGAAAgagatttgttttgatttgggtTCTCATGAGTGGAGGTAAAAAAATTGGCTttggttttgggtttgatttttttttttttaaatttcacatgTCAATTTATCATGGCTTAGCAAATCAAAACTTGACACATAACATGTGAACTAATAGAATTGGACGGGATGGCACATTTCTTTAACAGAAGCATACCTAAAAGGGtagaatccataaaaaaaaatatacagcgGAAAAAAccataagaagaaaaagagtaCAGTGGCAAAATGGCCATTTACCCACAAAAAGGTCTGAAGAAGTTTTAGTGCATCAACATCCCCAAAAACTGGTGGTTATACTGTAGTAAATTGAGAAGTAAATTGGGCAAACAAAGACCAAGTTTCTTGATTTTGCTGTTTGGGTTTGTCATTTGTCTATACCTGTTGCCAACTGTTAGGTTGTTTCACCTCAATGTGATTCAAGTGAAATTGAAGCGGTATAGTTGAGCCAGAAAATAATACAATTG includes:
- the LOC118027971 gene encoding uncharacterized protein isoform X1; the encoded protein is MGNSQSPPADPRFSSATRAFTQKDLEDLNSLFVSLAAQSKSNNAYISLSVFQAYFGLKSSLGERLFDLVTQQRKDNKLTFHDLVIAKSVYEKGTRDDIEEFIYQLLNVTGDGVVGRCDIESVLAAILRSIFSLEASNPRLNSHREIINVFLNAAKFSKVVEGAAEISMSFEDFRSWCALLPSIRKFLGSLLLPPNAGRLGSQVPHLVHGDNINPDLILLREEYAWHIGGALPHHELVEWKLLYHSAINGMSFNTFLGSTSNGEGPTILIIKDKDGYIYGGYASQPWERHGDFYGDLKSFLFQLYPKASIFKPTGANNNVQWCAANFSSESIPNGIGFGGRVNHFGLFLSASFDVGQTFTCTTFGSPCLSKTNRIFPEVIECWGIVQNEAQQEKLDAAKGTVLERFKEDRHMLNMVGLANSSE
- the LOC118027974 gene encoding uncharacterized protein yields the protein MARPWVLVILLLFVVLTSQIEWKQQFGNEIEASPNISQKDHQQQHSSKLQDVVKEKIILSQEKNIQKLNELVQSLQEQLQRCRSENYVLNSTATPLTEHLNDPKQQPILED
- the LOC118027971 gene encoding uncharacterized protein isoform X2: MGNSQSPPADPRFSSATRAFTQKDLEDLNSLFVSLAAQSKSNNAYISLSVFQSVYEKGTRDDIEEFIYQLLNVTGDGVVGRCDIESVLAAILRSIFSLEASNPRLNSHREIINVFLNAAKFSKVVEGAAEISMSFEDFRSWCALLPSIRKFLGSLLLPPNAGRLGSQVPHLVHGDNINPDLILLREEYAWHIGGALPHHELVEWKLLYHSAINGMSFNTFLGSTSNGEGPTILIIKDKDGYIYGGYASQPWERHGDFYGDLKSFLFQLYPKASIFKPTGANNNVQWCAANFSSESIPNGIGFGGRVNHFGLFLSASFDVGQTFTCTTFGSPCLSKTNRIFPEVIECWGIVQNEAQQEKLDAAKGTVLERFKEDRHMLNMVGLANSSE